One Aegilops tauschii subsp. strangulata cultivar AL8/78 chromosome 7, Aet v6.0, whole genome shotgun sequence genomic window carries:
- the LOC109782484 gene encoding G-type lectin S-receptor-like serine/threonine-protein kinase At2g19130: MHLIYFTLLLFLCTQTNYAATDTIFAGQALSVNDKLVSNNGRYALGFFNTSSSKPSRDTTNWYLGIWFNTVPKFTSAWVPNRDRPIKNTTSLELTISHDGNLVILNQSTKSIIWSTQANITRNSTTAMLLSRGNLILTDSSNSSEILWESFDHPTDTLFPGAKLGWDKLTGLNRRLVSWKNLNDPATGVYCDRLDPSGANQFLLTPMNSSIPYWSTGVWNGKYFASIPEMSGNNPPFTSNFVHNDQEKYMTLTVVDESMVTRNVLDVSGRSKQFVWSEGSQDWTMVYAQPKLQCDVYAICGPFTICYDNAVPYCSCMEGFTITSPKYWQLEDTTGGCSRNTQLDCISNKSTTHTTDKFYSVPCVKLPQNAPKVEAVASVSECAQVCLSNCSCTAYSFNNERCSIWHNELLNIRALQCSGTASSTGETLYLRVSAKDFHISKNNRKGIVIGVATGAGVSALGLFALLLVRIWRNIRKGSSRILDGVQGCNRIIAFKYTDLQHATRKFTDKLGAGSFGSVFKGFLNDSTAIAVKRLDGAYQGEKQFRAEVSSIGAVQHINLVKLVGFCCEGSKRLLIYEHMPNRSLDVHLFRNNSTMLNWNVRYQIALGVARGLAYLHESCRDCIIHCDIKPENILLDASFVPKVADFGMAKLLGREFTRVLTTMRGTAGYFAPEWIFGVAITPKIDVYSYGMVLLEIISGKRNSCAPCTSGGNLDVYFPVYAAHKLLEGEVRSLVDEMLHDVVNLDQVELACKVACWCIQDDEFDRPTMGEVVRILEGQIEIGMPPIPRLLQAMAGNSVVT; this comes from the coding sequence ATGCATCTCATATATTTCACCTTGCTCCTCTTCCTGTGCACCCAAACAAATTATGCCGCGACGGACACCATCTTTGCCGGCCAAGCACTTTCTGTCAACGACAAGCTCGTCTCCAACAATGGCAGGTACGCGCTTGGCTTCTTCAACACAAGCAGCAGCAAACCATCACGAGACACCACCAACTGGTACCTTGGCATATGGTTCAATACAGTCCCCAAATTTACTTCTGCATGGGTCCCAAATAGGGATAGGCCAATCAAGAACACCACCTCACTGGAGCTCACAATCTCCCACGATGGCAACCTTGTCATCTTAAACCAGTCCACGAAGTCCATAATCTGGAGTACACAAGCAAACATCACAAGAAATAGCACCACTGCTATGCTCTTGAGTAGAGGAAATCTCATCCTAACAGATTCTTCAAACTCATCAGAGATTTTGTGGGAGAGCTTTGATCACCCTACAGACACACTTTTCCCTGGGGCGAAGCTTGGATGGGACAAGCTCACTGGCCTAAACCGTCGTCTAGTTTCTTGGAAGAACTTGAACGACCCAGCTACCGGTGTGTACTGTGATAGGTTAGACCCAAGTGGCGCCAATCAGTTCTTGCTTACACCAATGAACTCCTCCATACCATATTGGTCGACTGGTGTATGGAATGGCAAATACTTTGCCTCAATACCAGAGATGTCAGGCAACAACCCACCTTTTacttcaaattttgttcacaatgACCAAGAGAAGTACATGACACTTACTGTAGTCGATGAATCAATGGTTACTCGTAATGTACTGGATGTCTCAGGTCGATCAAAACAGTTCGTTTGGTCGGAGGGTTCACAGGATTGGACAATGGTCTATGCCCAACCGAAACTTCAGTGTGATGTCTATGCAATCTGTGGACCATTCACAATTTGCTATGATAATGCAGTTCCATATTGCAGTTGCATGGAGGGCTTCACCATAACATCCCCCAAGTATTGGCAGCTAGAAGATACAACCGGTGGCTGCTCGAGAAATACTCAGTTAGACTGCATTAGCAATAAAAGCACAACTCATACCACAGACAAGTTCTACTCTGTGCCATGTGTTAAGTTGCCTCAGAATGCCCCAAAAGTAGAAGCTGTTGCAAGCGTGAGTGAGTGCGCACAAGTTTGCCTGAGTAACTGCTCTTGCACCGCATATTCCTTCAATAATGAAAGATGTTCTATCTGGCATAATGAACTCCTCAACATAAGAGCACTACAATGTAGTGGCACTGCCAGTTCAACTGGAGAAACTCTTTACCTTCGTGTTTCTGCTAAAGATTTCCACATATCGAAAAACAACAGAAAGGGAATTGTTATTGGAGTTGCAACGGGTGCAGGCGTTTCTGCTCTGGGTTTATTTGCACTTCTCCTGGTAAGGATTTGGAGAAACATAAGGAAGGGCTCTAGCCGTATACTGGATGGTGTTCAAGGCTGTAACAGAATCATTGCATTTAAATACACTGATTTACAGCATGCCACAAGAAAATTCACAGATAAGTTAGGGGCAGGCAGTTTTGGTTCTGTATTCAAGGGGTTTTTAAATGACTCAACTGCCATAGCCGTGAAAAGGCTTGACGGTGCTTATCAAGGAGAGAAGCAATTTAGAGCTGAAGTGAGCTCGATTGGAGCTGTCCAGCACATCAATTTAGTTAAGCTTGTTGGTTTTTGTTGTGAGGGTTCTAAGAGGTTGCTTATTTACGAGCACATGCCAAATCGCTCACTTGATGTGCATCTATTTAGAAACAACTCTACAATGTTGAATTGGAATGTTAGGTACCAGATAGCCCTAGGAGTTGCGAGAGGGTTAGCTTACTTGCATGAGAGCTGTCGAGACTGCATCATACACTGTGATATCAAGCCAGAAAACATACTTCTTGATGCTTCATTCGTTCCAAAAGTTGCAGACTTTGGGATGGCAAAGCTCTTAGGAAGGGAGTTTACCCGAGTCTTGACTACAATGAGAGGAACTGCAGGGTACTTTGCACCTGAATGGATTTTTGGGGTTGCTATTACACCAAAAATCGATGTTTATAGCTACGGTATGGTGCTGCTGGAAATTATATCTGGAAAGAGAAACTCATGCGCACCATGTACTAGCGGTGGCAACCTTGATGTTTATTTCCCTGTGTATGCTGCACATAAGCTTCTTGAAGGAGAAGTCAGGAGTTTGGTAGATGAAATGTTACATGATGTTGTCAATCTGGACCAGGTTGAACTGGCTTGCAAGGTTGCATGTTGGTGTATCCAAGATGATGAGTTTGATCGACCAACGATGGGAGAGGTAGTTCGGATTCTGGAAGGGCAAATTGAAATCGGGATGCCCCCGATACCAAGACTGCTTCAAGCTATGGCTGGGAACTCGGTTGTGACATGA
- the LOC109782495 gene encoding uncharacterized protein isoform X1 → MNGNAEADSTLVFDKETLDKVYEKVAPSIVKVLLKPFSTGFVVSSTEKHNMVAVCSMLLIECKEKIRVRYSDGDTAVVDHTEKVSNSDMTILYARKTGKARPAVQFGVLEDIVCQKIVSLFPYKDGLMMFKGHIGLDDCTCEDSSGNIIPGQNIFSFTCPVGGSYSKDPDTDSDIRRRFMILTIGAPVFNLDGEVLGMIDSFSRSYDLKFARKSSEFRDELNKPGRVNWQLRSKKKLGSWHSTVGGRAVR, encoded by the exons ATGAATGGAAATGCTGAAGCTGATTCTACCCTT GTTTTCGACAAAGAAACATTGGATAAAGTCTATGAAAAAGTAGCTCCATCGATTGTGAAAGTCTTGCTAAAACCATTTAGCACGGGATTTGTTGTCTCGTCCACAGAGAAACATAACATGGTAGCtgtttgttccatgttgttaaTTGAGTGCAAAGAGAAGATACGAGTCCGCTATTCTGATGGAGATACTGCTGTTGTTGATCATACTGAAAAAGTCTCTAACAGTGATATGACTATACTGTACGCACGTAAAACTGGAAAGGCACGTCCAGCAGTACAATTTGGAGTCTTGGAGGATATCGTATGCCAAAAGATTGTGAGTCTTTTTCCTTACAAGGACGGCCTCATGATGTTCAAAGGTCACATAGG TTTAGATGATTGTACCTGTGAGGATTCCAGTGGGAACATTATTCCAGGCCAAAATATCTTCTCATTCACTTGTCCTGTGGGGGGTTCTTACTCGAAAGATCCTGATACAGATTCTGATATTAGAAGACGATTCATGATACTGACTATTGGTGCTCCTGTGTTTAACTTGGATGGTGAAGTTCTTGGCATGATTGATTCGTTTAGCCGATCATATGATCTGAAATTTGCAAGAAAATCATCTGAGTTTCGTGATGAACTTAATAAACCAGGACGTGTGAACTGGCAG CTGAGGTCAAAGAAGAAGCTGGGTTCCTGGCACTCAACTGTTGGAGGGCGAGCAGTCCGGTGA
- the LOC109782495 gene encoding uncharacterized protein isoform X2: MNGNAEADSTLVFDKETLDKVYEKVAPSIVKVLLKPFSTGFVVSSTEKHNMVAVCSMLLIECKEKIRVRYSDGDTAVVDHTEKVSNSDMTILYARKTGKARPAVQFGVLEDIVCQKIVSLFPYKDGLMMFKGHIGLDDCTCEDSSGNIIPGQNIFSFTCPVGGSYSKDPDTDSDIRRRFMILTIGAPVFNLDGEVLGMIDSFSRSYDLKFARKSSEFRDELNKPGRVNWQGRDCESLQVVFLLSR, from the exons ATGAATGGAAATGCTGAAGCTGATTCTACCCTT GTTTTCGACAAAGAAACATTGGATAAAGTCTATGAAAAAGTAGCTCCATCGATTGTGAAAGTCTTGCTAAAACCATTTAGCACGGGATTTGTTGTCTCGTCCACAGAGAAACATAACATGGTAGCtgtttgttccatgttgttaaTTGAGTGCAAAGAGAAGATACGAGTCCGCTATTCTGATGGAGATACTGCTGTTGTTGATCATACTGAAAAAGTCTCTAACAGTGATATGACTATACTGTACGCACGTAAAACTGGAAAGGCACGTCCAGCAGTACAATTTGGAGTCTTGGAGGATATCGTATGCCAAAAGATTGTGAGTCTTTTTCCTTACAAGGACGGCCTCATGATGTTCAAAGGTCACATAGG TTTAGATGATTGTACCTGTGAGGATTCCAGTGGGAACATTATTCCAGGCCAAAATATCTTCTCATTCACTTGTCCTGTGGGGGGTTCTTACTCGAAAGATCCTGATACAGATTCTGATATTAGAAGACGATTCATGATACTGACTATTGGTGCTCCTGTGTTTAACTTGGATGGTGAAGTTCTTGGCATGATTGATTCGTTTAGCCGATCATATGATCTGAAATTTGCAAGAAAATCATCTGAGTTTCGTGATGAACTTAATAAACCAGGACGTGTGAACTGGCAG GGCAGAGATTGTGAGAGCTTGCAAGTTGTCTTCCTACTTTCACG CTGA